One window of Quercus robur chromosome 5, dhQueRobu3.1, whole genome shotgun sequence genomic DNA carries:
- the LOC126729090 gene encoding RING-H2 finger protein ATL40-like, with protein MILQIHFRNQETRRQASLDTRTTQVALDEIHSIEPTPMRALEPLVVASLPKFMYKQTDQLDHGHEVIECSVCLGTIVEEAMVKLLPNCKHMFHVECIDMWLNSNITCPICRTLAEPRDKPEDSTLCTVVQPLDPPIEDSMPHGTRLSSFQRMLSMERSSRGIQSRGDEGSPEDLERQ; from the coding sequence ATGATTCTCCAAATCCATTTTAGGAACCAAGAAACAAGACGCCAAGCTTCCCTAGATACAAGAACAACTCAAGTTGCACTGGATGAAATACATTCCATTGAGCCAACACCAATGAGAGCTCTCGAACCATTGGTGGTGGCCTCATTACCAAAGTTCATGTACAAACAAACTGACCAGCTTGATCATGGTCATGAAGTCATAGAGTGCTCAGTTTGCTTGGGCACCATTGTGGAGGAAGCCATGGTTAAGCTTCTACCAAATTGTAAACACATGTTTCATGTGGAGTGCATTGATATGTGGCTTAACTCAAACATAACTTGCCCAATATGCCGCACCCTGGCTGAGCCTAGGGACAAGCCAGAGGATAGTACTTTGTGCACAGTGGTTCAACCCTTAGATCCACCTATTGAAGATAGTATGCCACATGGTACAAGATTAAGCTCTTTCCAGAGGATGCTTAGTATGGAGAGATCGTCGAGGGGGATTCAGAGTCGTGGAGATGAAGGAAGCCCGGAAGATCTAGAAAGACAGTAG
- the LOC126726125 gene encoding sodium/calcium exchanger NCL2-like: MLRVSFIILLVILIPHSENSRSFRENSNLISDVIDQISHSSILEVDVKATTVTCEPTYGFLPCTTKVWGQLFMIVVYEYLLSLAEKYVSSGTDLFFQMFGTGIFGASLFHILGTIPQVGLVLVIGVTASTDTIEALATMGMGLLAGSTIMLLTLIWGSVIAFGSYDLSQPSDSSDIENKRPFSLTGYGVSTDVETYYTARIMIVSMIPFFILQLAKVLNSSSGIRIVVLVSLLVTLVFLFVYCTYQVFQPWIQNRRLEYLMCKYVQKNLLPSLLTGGGRPNITIIRELFQKIDKNNDNHISADELRALILGIQIKEVGLNEDDYEAKVMEEFDISGDSHITENEFIKGVSKWLNKAQQSANNQGHDKPKFFNSNSKKTTEEEIRLLAQKKESKGTDMAWLNYIKAAFLLILGTAITVLLAQPLMQTLQEFSTAVNIPSFLVSYVVIPLALNYRQTLRAITSARQKTENAISLTFSEIYNGVFMNNMMGLAIFLALVYIRDLSWDVSAEVLVVLLICTVMGLFTSFCIKFPFWTSILAYLLYPLSLLLIYVLTTVFGWS; this comes from the exons CTTAGTCATCCTTATACCTCATTCGGAAAATAGCCGTTCCTTCAGAGAAAATTCCAACCTTATATCCGATGTCATAGACCAAATAAGCCATTCTTCAATTCTTGAGGTTGATGTTAAAGCAACAACAGTGACTTGTGAGCCCACTTATGGCTTCTTGCCTTGCACAACAAAGGTTTGGGGGCAGCTCTTCATGATTGTTGTATATGAGTACTTGCTGTCTTTAGCAGAGAAGTACGTTTCAAGTGGTACTGACCTTTTCTTTCAAATGTTTGGAACTGGTATCTTCGGTGCTAGCTTATTCCACATACTTGGCACAATCCCACAAGTGGGTTTGGTACTTG TGATTGGAGTGACAGCAAGTACAGACACTATTGAAGCATTGGCAACAATGGGAATGGGCTTACTTGCAGGATCAACAATCATGCTTCTTACATTAATCTGGGGTTCTGTTATTGCTTTTGGCAGCTATGATCTTTCACAGCCTTCAGATTCATCAGACATAGAAAATAAGAGACCATTCAGTTTAACTG GTTATGGTGTTAGCACTGACGTTGAAACCTACTATACTGCAAGAATAATGATTGTATCCATGATCCCATTTTTCATTCTTCAACTGGCAAAAGTTCTCAATTCATCTTCGGGGATTCGAATTGTAGTCTTGGTTTCTCTCCTTGTTACTCTAGTCTTCCTATTTGTTTACTGCACTTATCAG GTATTCCAGCCATGGATTCAGAATAGGAGACTTGAATATCTGATGTGCAAGTATGTTCAGAAAAACCTACTACCGAGTCTTCTCACTGGTGGTGGCAGACCTAATATAACAATTATAAGAGA GCTTTTTCAGAAAATCGACAAGAATAATGATAACCATATATCAGCTGATGAATTGAGAGCATTAATCTTAggaatacaaataaaagaagtAGGTTTGAATGAGGATGACTATGAAGCAAAGGTGATGGAGGAGTTCGATATTTCTGGTGATTCTCACATAACTGAGAATGAATTCATTAAAGGAGTCTCAAAATGGCTTAATAAGGCTCAGCAGTCTGCCAACAATCAAGGACATGACAAGCCAAAGTTTTTTAATAGCAATTCAAAG AAAACAACTGAAGAGGAAATAAGGCTATTGGCTCAGAAAAAGGAGAGTAAAGGAACTGACATGGCATGGTTGAATTACATAAAGGCAGCTTTTCTATTGATTCTTGGAACTGCTATCACCGTTTTGCTTGCACAACCCCTTATGCAAACTCTCCAAGAGTTTTCTACTGCTGTAAACATCCCATCATTTTTGGTATCATATGTTGTGATACCCTTGGCTTTGAACTACAGACAGACACTAAGAGCAATTACTTCTGCCAGACAGAAGACAGAAAACGCTATCTCCTTAACCTTTTCTGAG ATTTATAATGGGGTATTCATGAACAACATGATGGGTTTAGCCATCTTCTTGGCCCTTGTTTACATAAGAGATTTGTCATGGGATGTCTCTGCTGAAGTTCTGGTTGTGCTACTTATCTGCACAGTGATGGGTCTTTTCACCAGCTTCTGCATCAAATTCCCATTCTGGACAAGTATCCTAGCATATCTTCTGTACCCCTTGTCTCTGCTTCTGATTTATGTTCTCACTACTGTTTTTGGATGGTCCTAA